The Actinocatenispora sera genome has a window encoding:
- a CDS encoding polyprenyl synthetase family protein — protein sequence MDVTATVSARARAEFIALTGARLGELTAAVPEPLGTPVRALAERPGKRLRSVLLHAAAVGATNPHLVRLAALVELLHLASLLHDDVVDRGTSRRGAPSARATVGDELATLAGLACFALAGREAAELGDGLETVVARAAAGLAYGEILDVERAFDIDLSLPDYLELVERKTGDLFRLSCSLGAAAAGADSGTLAASGRFGAELGVAFQILDDCLDLATIESGKPVGTDHLLGLFGAPTLFALAADGTGELATLLLDPAFDRDDLPAVRAHVTASGGLAAAHELAQDRYQIALAALDGVDSPRRTSLTEVAAMIWPESA from the coding sequence ATGGACGTGACGGCAACGGTCTCAGCGCGGGCGCGCGCGGAGTTCATCGCGCTGACGGGGGCCCGGCTCGGCGAACTTACCGCGGCAGTGCCCGAACCACTGGGTACACCAGTGCGCGCGCTCGCCGAGCGCCCGGGCAAGCGGCTGCGCTCGGTGCTCCTGCACGCCGCCGCGGTCGGCGCCACGAACCCTCATCTCGTCCGGCTCGCGGCGCTGGTGGAACTGCTCCACTTGGCATCGCTGCTGCACGACGACGTGGTCGACCGGGGTACGAGCCGGCGCGGTGCGCCGAGCGCCCGAGCGACGGTGGGCGACGAGCTCGCGACCCTCGCCGGTCTGGCGTGCTTCGCGCTGGCCGGCCGGGAGGCGGCGGAACTCGGTGACGGCCTCGAAACGGTGGTCGCACGCGCCGCGGCCGGACTCGCGTACGGGGAGATCCTCGACGTGGAGCGGGCCTTCGACATCGACCTGTCCCTCCCGGACTACCTGGAACTGGTCGAACGCAAGACGGGCGACCTGTTCCGGCTCAGCTGTTCGCTCGGTGCCGCTGCAGCGGGCGCGGACTCCGGCACGCTGGCCGCGTCCGGGCGCTTCGGCGCCGAGCTCGGTGTGGCGTTCCAGATCCTCGACGACTGTCTGGACCTGGCGACGATCGAGTCCGGCAAGCCCGTTGGGACCGATCATCTGCTCGGCTTGTTCGGTGCGCCGACCCTGTTCGCGCTGGCCGCTGACGGTACCGGCGAACTTGCCACGCTGCTTCTCGATCCGGCGTTCGACCGTGACGACCTGCCCGCGGTGCGGGCGCACGTGACCGCGAGTGGTGGCCTCGCCGCGGCGCATGAGCTTGCCCAGGACCGCTACCAGATCGCGCTGGCCGCGCTCGACGGCGTCGACTCGCCGCGGCGTACCTCGCTGACTGAGGTGGCGGCCATGATCTGGCCCGAATCGGCATGA
- a CDS encoding NAD(P)-binding protein, with protein MIADVAVLGAGPAGCVLATVLARAGRSVLLIDHPPAPADHDLYVSGPAEADLSSLDIELAGHHVDAVDLRLRPDSCRRVTGTGGRVMPVGALRATLRTAAIEAGAQPLPGVGTVTGQLDGVHRIRVDGLSVLVSVQARHLVLAVGCAPNGGREGAANSPSGGGQPTGSMVSVRVSGMPDDTDAVLLALAVPTMQQRVPVSVWLLPTGAGAGTLGVACPVPTTRPLDPAQLLAVGRATLTELDARYAGLTDAGKAQAGRLHTGFSRQRLVAANGLLIGAAAGLANPFTGETLGYAVHSARLAAAAIGTHPDDPAAARRHYVQRAAARFLGRFEIARHATRRHHLTWRVLSAAADSDQPFFAKTRRAVLLPSGVTGAVATGADLDPVDASFAMPFLLACDEVLVRTVQTTWPFLAQLATSDGTLGGQQLRPALLFLAGLTASTRVPPSRRATTAAAVELAMLGALAFLWQPGARPSGRGIDWAQTATVLSGDFLLAQASRLIAESAPEVSWAFADWLADLTHLRARGRGPEVALDVYGSLFEFPARIGTYLGGGVASTVRAMQEFGNRYGRAFLHTEDVLAVRGEPTRLDTTWAAMRSGGFTAVPAQVGGVHVSESTLRDDPGLRAAVLARARAAGRREAAAAAAAADLTDETARRLATHSLAALTSPLRHESGTSGT; from the coding sequence ATGATCGCCGACGTCGCCGTCCTCGGCGCCGGCCCGGCCGGATGTGTCCTCGCGACGGTGCTCGCCCGGGCCGGGCGGTCGGTGTTGCTGATCGACCACCCCCCGGCGCCCGCCGATCATGACCTCTACGTGAGTGGTCCAGCGGAGGCCGATCTGTCGTCGCTGGACATCGAGCTCGCGGGGCATCACGTCGATGCGGTCGATCTGCGGCTGCGACCGGATTCGTGCCGGCGGGTCACCGGCACCGGCGGCCGTGTCATGCCGGTCGGTGCGTTGCGAGCGACCCTGCGCACGGCTGCGATCGAGGCAGGTGCCCAGCCCCTCCCCGGCGTGGGAACTGTCACTGGCCAGCTCGACGGTGTGCATCGAATCCGGGTCGATGGCCTCTCCGTGCTGGTGTCGGTTCAGGCCCGGCACCTGGTACTCGCCGTCGGGTGCGCACCGAACGGCGGTCGGGAGGGCGCGGCGAACTCCCCCAGCGGGGGCGGCCAACCGACCGGCTCGATGGTGTCGGTCCGGGTGTCGGGCATGCCGGATGACACCGACGCCGTGCTTCTGGCGCTGGCCGTGCCGACCATGCAGCAACGAGTACCGGTGAGTGTCTGGTTGTTGCCGACCGGTGCCGGAGCCGGGACGCTCGGGGTGGCCTGCCCGGTGCCGACGACTCGGCCGCTGGATCCGGCGCAGTTGCTGGCCGTCGGCCGGGCCACACTGACCGAGCTGGATGCCCGGTACGCCGGACTGACCGACGCGGGAAAGGCCCAGGCCGGTCGGCTACACACCGGCTTTTCCCGGCAACGGCTCGTCGCGGCGAACGGACTCCTGATCGGCGCGGCGGCCGGCTTGGCCAACCCGTTTACTGGTGAAACCCTGGGTTACGCGGTGCACAGCGCACGCCTCGCTGCCGCCGCGATCGGCACGCATCCGGACGATCCCGCAGCGGCGCGACGCCACTACGTGCAACGCGCCGCCGCCAGGTTCCTGGGTCGCTTCGAGATCGCCCGACATGCGACCCGGCGACATCACCTGACCTGGCGCGTGCTGTCCGCCGCCGCCGACAGCGACCAGCCGTTCTTCGCCAAGACGCGGCGAGCCGTCCTGCTGCCGTCCGGGGTCACCGGCGCCGTGGCCACGGGTGCAGACCTCGACCCCGTCGACGCGTCGTTTGCCATGCCGTTTCTGCTCGCCTGCGACGAGGTGTTGGTCCGAACGGTGCAGACCACCTGGCCGTTCTTGGCCCAGCTGGCCACATCCGACGGCACGTTGGGAGGTCAGCAACTCCGCCCCGCGCTGCTGTTTCTGGCCGGGCTGACGGCCTCGACCCGGGTACCGCCGTCCCGCCGGGCCACCACCGCCGCCGCGGTGGAGCTCGCCATGCTCGGTGCCTTGGCGTTCCTCTGGCAGCCCGGCGCCCGACCCTCCGGTCGCGGTATCGACTGGGCGCAGACCGCTACGGTGCTGTCCGGCGACTTTCTGCTTGCGCAGGCGTCGCGCCTGATCGCCGAGTCGGCGCCCGAAGTGTCCTGGGCATTCGCCGACTGGCTCGCCGACCTGACGCACCTACGGGCGCGCGGTCGCGGGCCCGAGGTGGCACTGGACGTCTACGGCTCCCTGTTCGAGTTCCCCGCCCGCATCGGGACGTACCTCGGCGGCGGCGTGGCCAGCACCGTGCGGGCGATGCAGGAGTTCGGGAATCGCTACGGCCGGGCGTTCCTGCACACCGAGGACGTACTCGCGGTTCGCGGCGAACCCACGCGGCTCGACACCACCTGGGCGGCGATGCGATCCGGCGGGTTCACCGCGGTACCCGCACAGGTCGGCGGGGTTCACGTCTCCGAATCGACGCTCCGCGACGACCCCGGCCTACGCGCAGCCGTACTCGCGCGCGCCAGGGCAGCCGGCCGGCGGGAGGCCGCCGCCGCGGCGGCCGCGGCGGACCTGACCGACGAGACAGCACGGCGCCTGGCCACACACAGCCTTGCGGCCCTCACCTCGCCACTTCGTCATGAATCAGGCACATCTGGCACATAG
- a CDS encoding S53 family peptidase, whose translation MAAAALLAVVGLAVAPPSASAAPPPMPLVAPPQLPDNARPVCGPVLPGYVHCDAFVRTDSAGSDPTDPQEPAAGEPVPSAYRPADLQDAYGLPSATAGGGQTVAVVDAYDDPKAESDLAVYRAAFGLPPCTTANGCFHKVNQRGETKNYPAPDRHWGMEISLDLDMVSAICPRCHIVLWEADQASQEDLAAAAHLAGCDCTSPAGTNYGARYVSNSYGGPEAGFSASVDDSYRSDKGTVYTVSSGDSGYGVEYPASSKWVTAVGGTSLLPADNARGWDEIAWLYGGSGCSTYVAKPAWQHDGGCSGRSVADVAAVADPTTGVDMYDSYETVDYNGPWLVNGGTSAASPIIAGVYALGAKVLPGTIPSTYPYAKFTQLNDIVGGTNSFENCSPEYLCNAGPGYDGPTGYGTPHGVAAFQE comes from the coding sequence ATGGCTGCAGCTGCGCTGCTCGCCGTCGTCGGGCTCGCCGTCGCGCCGCCTTCGGCGTCGGCGGCGCCGCCACCGATGCCGCTCGTAGCGCCGCCGCAGCTGCCCGACAACGCACGGCCGGTGTGCGGTCCCGTGCTGCCCGGCTACGTGCACTGCGACGCGTTCGTACGCACCGACAGTGCAGGGTCCGATCCCACCGACCCGCAAGAACCGGCGGCCGGGGAACCGGTACCCAGCGCGTACCGACCGGCGGACCTGCAGGACGCCTACGGCCTCCCGTCGGCCACGGCCGGCGGCGGGCAGACCGTCGCGGTCGTCGACGCATACGACGATCCCAAGGCGGAGTCGGATCTGGCGGTCTACCGGGCAGCCTTCGGGCTGCCGCCGTGCACGACCGCCAACGGCTGCTTCCACAAGGTCAACCAGCGTGGTGAGACGAAGAACTACCCCGCGCCCGACAGGCACTGGGGAATGGAGATCTCGCTCGACCTTGACATGGTCTCGGCGATCTGCCCCCGGTGCCACATAGTGTTGTGGGAGGCGGATCAAGCCTCGCAGGAGGATCTGGCGGCTGCCGCCCACCTGGCCGGTTGCGACTGCACCTCGCCGGCCGGCACCAACTACGGCGCGCGGTACGTGTCCAACAGCTACGGCGGTCCCGAGGCGGGCTTCAGCGCCAGTGTCGACGACTCGTACAGATCGGACAAGGGGACGGTCTACACGGTGTCGTCCGGCGACAGCGGTTACGGGGTGGAGTATCCGGCGTCGTCGAAGTGGGTGACGGCCGTGGGCGGGACCTCGTTACTGCCCGCGGACAACGCCCGCGGCTGGGACGAGATCGCCTGGCTCTACGGCGGTTCCGGGTGCTCGACATACGTGGCGAAGCCGGCGTGGCAGCACGACGGCGGGTGCAGTGGCCGCAGTGTCGCAGACGTCGCCGCAGTCGCCGATCCCACTACCGGGGTCGACATGTACGACAGCTACGAGACGGTTGACTACAACGGTCCATGGCTGGTCAACGGTGGTACCAGCGCCGCGTCACCAATCATCGCCGGGGTGTACGCGCTCGGTGCGAAGGTGTTGCCCGGCACGATCCCATCGACCTACCCGTACGCGAAGTTCACCCAGCTCAACGACATCGTCGGCGGTACCAACAGCTTCGAGAACTGCTCTCCCGAGTATCTGTGCAACGCCGGGCCGGGATACGACGGCCCGACCGGGTACGGCACGCCCCACGGCGTGGCCGCGTTCCAGGAGTGA